The Pseudomonas sp. S06B 330 genome contains the following window.
CCTTACTTTGCATTGCGCGGGCACCTCACCATAGTTGTTCAAGGTGATCGAGCCCATGTCACGGTCGGTGTCATAGGTGGCGTAGTCGAGCTTGACGCCGTCGAGATGCTTTTCCACGTCAATGGGATAAGCCAAGGCTGTGAGCGGAAGCAGGGCCAGCAGTACAGCACAACATTTCTTCATACGACGCTCTCCATGAAAGAGCGCCAGCTTAGGACAACAGGAGCCGAAGATGAAAGCGCCGCGCGTTACCCTGGATCAGTGGCGGACCCTGCAAGCGGTAGTCGATCACGGTGGATTTGCCCAAGCGGCCGAAGCATTGCACCGCTCGCAATCCTCGGTGAGCTACACCGTGGCGCGCATGCAAGACCAACTGGGCGTGCCACTGCTGCGCATCGACGGGCGCAAGGCGGTGCTGACTGAAGCCGGGAACGTCCTGCTGCGCCGCTCGCGGCAGTTGGTCAAACAGGCCAGCCAACTGGAAGACCTGGCCCACCACATGGAACAGGGCTGGGAGGCTGAAGTGCGGCTGGTGGTTGATGCCGCCTACCCCAACGCCCGCCTGGTCCGCGCCCTGAGCGCGTTCATGCCGCAGAGCCGGGGTTGCCGTGTACGTCTGCGCGAAGAAGTGCTGTCCGGCGTTGAAGAGGTGCTGCACGAAGGCATCGCTGACCTGGCGATCAGCGGCTTCAGCATTTCCGGTTACCTGGGCACCGAACTCAGTTCGGTGGAGTTCGTCGCCGTTGCCCACCCTGACCACAGCCTGCACCGCCTGGGCCGCGAGCTGAATTTCCAAGACCTGGAAAGCCAGCTGCAAGTGGTCATCCGTGACTCGGGGCGCGCGCAACCACTCGATGTGGGCTGGCTTGGCGCCGAGCAGCGCTGGACGGTCGGCAGCCTGGCCACTGCCGCCACCTTCGTC
Protein-coding sequences here:
- a CDS encoding LysR family transcriptional regulator, with the translated sequence MKAPRVTLDQWRTLQAVVDHGGFAQAAEALHRSQSSVSYTVARMQDQLGVPLLRIDGRKAVLTEAGNVLLRRSRQLVKQASQLEDLAHHMEQGWEAEVRLVVDAAYPNARLVRALSAFMPQSRGCRVRLREEVLSGVEEVLHEGIADLAISGFSISGYLGTELSSVEFVAVAHPDHSLHRLGRELNFQDLESQLQVVIRDSGRAQPLDVGWLGAEQRWTVGSLATAATFVSSGLGFAWLPRHLIERELRDGVLKPLPLDQGGSRHPLFYLYSNKDKPLGPATQILIELLRNFDTAPLDVPFAAPAQA